Part of the Diceros bicornis minor isolate mBicDic1 chromosome 2, mDicBic1.mat.cur, whole genome shotgun sequence genome is shown below.
GCAGTGCCCAGAAAGCCCTGAGATAGTAGTCAGGGGCATGCTGCAGGCCCTGAGGCAAACCCCTGGCCCTCTTTGGGCCTCCTGCTTCCCCCTCCTACATTAAAGGGCCGAATAAAGGCTGTGACCTTTGGGAACGGGGAAGATGGGGCAGaggacaggaagcagagagggctGTGTGGGGCAGAACAGGGTTTTGGTCATGGTTGGtcagcccagcccctccccctgcccagacGCTGTCCCGGGCAGCCCCTCCCTGCTCAGCCATCCAGAGCCAGGCAGCTGCCATAGTCGACATAGGGCTCAGATCCACACCCTGTCTGGTCTACACCAAAGACCAGACaggcagggctgcaggactatAAGGCAAAAGGGACTCAGAGGGGTCTGCACCCCACCCGACCCCAGCACTGCCCACCAGCCAAAGAGGAGAAGCCTAAGCCACTTAGTCTCCAAATAAATTATGGAAATAAATTATAGTCTTCACAGTCCAGAGGATTCAGCCACCCATGGGTCTACGGCTCACGGTGGCAGGAGAAGCCATAAGAAGTGGCTGATTTCAGCCCTGTCTCGCTGTCTTTGGGCCAAGGAACATCATACAAGACTGAAAAGGGGTCTGCAAAGCTCCAGAGGAGCCACATTCCCTCCGCTTCCTGGCACGGCGCCGTGCAAGCGGAAGGGACTGTGGGGGCAGAGGGTGCGGGGGCTGGGCAGCTGAAAGAggaagccccctccccaccccctcttagcacagaaaatgacaaaaataaataaatcaatccaGAGTGTTGCCTGAAAATTAGGAGTGCCCACGTGGGTGAGCCAGCCCACGGGAGACCGTTCCAGACAGACCTCAGGAAGCCCCCAAATTACAACAAAGCAGCAACAGGGCTCCTGGGGCCGGAGAAAGGCACTTCAGTCCTCACACAGGCACAGGCTCCACCAGAGACGCTGGGGCAGCATCCTCGAACAACTGGCTGTCCATGAAGGGCACCAGGGCCTCGGCAGCTGGCTCGGACAAGCCCACGAGGGACTCCAGGAAGCAAGCGCTGGCATCCCCAGGCGGAGAAAAGGCAGGCAAGAGGAAGTGGGGTGCCTCAAGGTTGTCCAGGCTGTCAGACACCTTCCGGGAGGTGTAGTGAGGCCCCAGACTGTAGTCTGGCAGGGCCTGGAGCAGCTCAAAGGAGTCGCAGGAAGACAAGCTGAGGTCCACTGAGCTGCTCTGGCCGGCGTCCATGCTGGGCAGCCCTGAGGTGCCAGGGAGGCTGCCTTCTCCCAACCCTTCAAGGCCACTGTTTAGGAAGCAGCTGGCATCCAGGTTGGCGTTTTCATCCAGGATGCTTGATGTGAGGTTAGAACTGTAATAGCTGTGGGTCCAGCTGGCCATGCCAGCAGGGTCACCAGTACCGAAGATGTCAGCTGGGTGGAAGCAGCTGAGGTTGTCGAGGCTCCCCACAcccccttcttcttcctcctcctcctctccgccCAGGTCAGAGTCACTGAAACTCAAGATCCGAACCAGGCTATCATCATCCACACTAGGAGGGAAGCCAGGACCAGGCAGGGCCGGGTGGGTGCAGCCGTCAGGGGCCTCACTGGTGCCTGATGCAGTGGAGGAATCGGTCATGTCGCTGCTGCAGCTGTTGTCTCCCAGCTCGCTGCTCACAGGGGGCTTGGCCAGTGGGAAAGTGGGGGCCAAGACCTGCTCACCAGGGCTGGGTGGGCCACCCTGGGCAGGAGGCTCCAGCTCCCCAAGGCTCTCAGCCCCCTTCTCCAGCTGCAGGCGGGTGAGTGTGTGGATGAAATGGGTCTGAACTCGTGCCTGATTAAATTCCACACGGCCCTTGGGGTTCTCACAGCCCTCCCTGCAGCAGCCACAGGGGAATGCTGTGTGGTCCATCTGCAGAGCAAGTAGAGACACGAGTGAGGATCCCGTGGAGTCCCAAGAAGCCCCCAAGCTCAGGCTCCCCTTCCCAGCCCGGTCTGGACACCATACCTGGCACTTGATGCCCGCCAGGCTGCAGCTGCAGGTCTCAGGGTCGCAGACCCTATCGCAGCGACAGCCACAGTCCTCTCGGGATTGGCGCAGAGCCTGCAGCTCCCGCTTCTCCTCACGATCGATTCTCCGCACACCGGCAGCCCGCAGCAGAGCCCGCCGTTGCCGGGCTGGATAGGGCTGTAGGAAGGATATCTCCTCCAACCGGCCGCCTGCCACGGCCACTGCCAAGTCCTCCTCCACAGAGGCATCATCAATGGCGTCCACGGTAAGTGGCGGGCTGGCCTCCGTCTCAGGCACCCCAGCCTCTGCAAGCTGCGTCCACGGGAGAGAGGAGTGATGTGAGAGGCACAGACACTCGACAAACGCTCCCCATGTGCTTACTCTGGGCTGGGCACTGTGGATACCATAGTGAATGGGATAACCAAGAACACCGCTCTTAGGGCATTTGCAACAAGATTTCCTGCTCACGTCATTTCCCAGTTCATGGACAAACTCCCTCCCCCAGCCAGACAGATACAGCCACCCTCAATGTTACATCAACTCCACATCCACGTCCCCCTCCCCAGTGAGGTCACTCAGATTCAGGCATCACGGACCCAGCCCCTGCAGCACACTCGAGCCCTTCCGTGCCCTTCTGCACTGTCTGCAGATAATTCAGGCAACGGACCCTGATCAGGCAATTACCGGCCCCATGGGCCTCTTTCCCCACATACATAATGAGCAAACCGGCAACCACCCCAAGCCCCCTCCCCTCAAGGCTGGGACTTCAGAAGCTGCCCAAGGGCGTGGACCTTGTAGAGGGGTCTCCCCACCTTCCACTGCAGCACCTCCAGCTTCTCCTCCTTCAAGCGCAGGCGGAGCTTCTCGTGCCGGGCCCGGGCTTGCTCCTGTGTAAACTCAGCCAAGGAGAAGCGGCGGCAGGCACTGTGGCGAGGGGCCATACCCAGAGTGCAGCCGCCACGGCTGGGCACGCTGGTGAAGCCCTGGCACCGAGGAAAGTAGAAGACGGTGATGCCATCGAAGGCCACGCGGCCTGGGCGCTTCCGGGGAGCCCGCTTCAGGATAGACAGGGCTGgaaggcaggcagggagggggcagggcatTAGTTCTCTGTGAGGCACAGCATAACCTCCAGGAAGATGAGGCTGAACTGTCTCTCTTCACAcctcccccacttccctcccacccccaaaaaagaaaTGGGTCTGAATTTAGGAGCCAGCCTGGCTGGGATTGGAGCTGGTAAAATTGAATACCTCCCCTATGTCAACACTGGCTTACTGTTGTTTACCAGTCCAAATAAGAGCACTTGTAAGATTAAACAGCTTTCCCGTTTTTATTAGCCATTTATAGGTCTCCTGTACAGTTTTCTAGTTTTATCTatttgtaggagctctttatatacgATATTAGAGACATCAATCATCTGTTTAACCTATCTGTgcaaatattttagtcttttatttttgttcatggcattttacaaaataatttctaaGGTTTATCtcctaaaaaatatattaatattttcctttatagctTCTGCATTTGCATCAGGCTTAGAAAGGCCTTCTCTTTAAGTTATTGATTGTATATTGATTAGTAAGCTATGTATTGGTATATTCAATACATTTATTGGTATATTATTGCTttttattaggttgaaccataagAGATTACCATAAAATAGGTGAATACTAGCAATTGCATATATTTCAacttaatatattaattttgtacccAGCTACCTGATGGAATTCCCTTCTAAAaggttttctgtttctatttttaaattcaccaaGTAGTTAACCATCTGCAAATAATGGCAATTTTGCCTATCCCAATCCAATACATAGAATTCTTATTCCCTTTGCTAACTGAATTGGCTAGCACTTCCTGAACAATGTTAACTAACAGCGGTGACAGTGTCCTCATCTTGTTCCTGACTTAATGGGACTGCTTCCAGTATTTCCTCATTAATCAGAATGCCAGCTTTTGGGTTGAGacatattttttatcatttaaggTAGAATTTACACATTCCTATCTTACCAAGGGTCTTATCTAGAAGGAACATTACATTTTATCAAATATTCTTTCAGCATCAACAGTGGTTCTCATGTTTTTCCTCCTCTAACATAGTCATTTGGTAAACTATAAGAttggattttataacattaaaCCATCCTGGTATTTCCAGAATAAGCCCAGAGTAGTTTAGCCAGTTAATGTACTGTTAGAGTCTATGTGCTAAAAATCACActcttttttaatgtataatgcagatatgtatataatacataaccAGACATCATATATGTGGTATTAAAATGTCATGGTGAgggtaattaggaaaaaaaaagtctaaaaaggctCCTTGGCGTTGGGAggagcaaaaatgaaaaataagtttgagaaacactgctgtaGGGCCATCTTTGTCAGTTTGGAATCAGAATTACACCAGCTTGAAAAATAACTGGGAAAAAACCTTTTCACTATGTTCAGGCAAAGCCCAATAGCACTTTAACAGGAGAGGGACAGGCTTAACAGGCCCGGCAGTGGAGGAGTGTGGGGCGTGGGACTCCAGCAGTTCAGGTGGTAGGAGGACAGGGTGCAAGCTGGAGAAACGAAACTGGAACAGAAGGGAGGAGCCAGAGGGGAAAGCCTGAGGGCCACTCTGAGGAGCTCCATCCTGCACGTCTTCTGAGGAGGGGAGTCCCAAGGTCAAAGGTCAATCTAGCCCAGCTCAAGTGCCTCTGGACAGTGGGCACTCCTGAGTGACCACTGCATTATGGAAAGTGGACAAGGTGGGGAGTCAAGTAAGGCACTCAAGTCATAGGGACACAACCTCCAGGGGCTGGAATGGCTTCGTTAGGGGCTTCCCAAATTCATCTTCAGGAAGGAAGAGGGGTGTAGTGGGGTTCCCAGGGGAGGGAGGACTCACGGGTGAAACTTCGGGGGCCACAGAAGTCACGGTCAGGCAGGGGCATCTGATCCCAGGGACCCTCCTCGTCCGAGTCCCAGGCCGGGGAAACTGAAGAGCTTGGGGAGCAGGAGCGGGAGTGGCGGCCCGAGGAggacacagaggaggaggaggagcagagcgAGGAGTTGTCCTCATCCAGCTGGTCAAACttcctcttcagcagcccagtCATGGTGGCGCAGGGGGTGCTCCGGAGTCTGGGCACAGACAGCctggaaggggaaggagaaagcTCTAAGTGGCAGGCCTGAGGGCAAGAGGTGGGACCTCAGCCATGACCATCATCTCTCCCAGTTACCTTCCGAAATGTCCCTCCCCTTAGAACTCCCAGCTGGGCCTATGCGGCTCTCCGTGCAGGGGGCACATCTCCAGGAGGCTTCTTTGCACAAGACAGAGCACCAAGGTCCCAACCCTTGTCCTGGCGCTTGCAGACTCCCACCATGTCTGCCCTAAAGCCTTCCCAGGACACGGCCAGGCACCTTCCCCACTACCTCCTACAacccacctacacacacacatacaccagacCGACAGATGGACCTACAGCCTTCGGTCCAGCCTCGCTCATTCCCCAACAGGAATCCCGGGGGCTGAGTCACTGGCTGGGTGATTCACATGGCTCACATCTGTGcgcctttgtgtgtgtgaggcCGTCTGCACCGACAGCCTGCACAGCCCTTGTACAGTggct
Proteins encoded:
- the CSRNP1 gene encoding cysteine/serine-rich nuclear protein 1 isoform X1 — its product is MGFWLSVPRLRSTPCATMTGLLKRKFDQLDEDNSSLCSSSSSVSSSGRHSRSCSPSSSVSPAWDSDEEGPWDQMPLPDRDFCGPRSFTPLSILKRAPRKRPGRVAFDGITVFYFPRCQGFTSVPSRGGCTLGMAPRHSACRRFSLAEFTQEQARARHEKLRLRLKEEKLEVLQWKLAEAGVPETEASPPLTVDAIDDASVEEDLAVAVAGGRLEEISFLQPYPARQRRALLRAAGVRRIDREEKRELQALRQSREDCGCRCDRVCDPETCSCSLAGIKCQMDHTAFPCGCCREGCENPKGRVEFNQARVQTHFIHTLTRLQLEKGAESLGELEPPAQGGPPSPGEQVLAPTFPLAKPPVSSELGDNSCSSDMTDSSTASGTSEAPDGCTHPALPGPGFPPSVDDDSLVRILSFSDSDLGGEEEEEEEGGVGSLDNLSCFHPADIFGTGDPAGMASWTHSYYSSNLTSSILDENANLDASCFLNSGLEGLGEGSLPGTSGLPSMDAGQSSSVDLSLSSCDSFELLQALPDYSLGPHYTSRKVSDSLDNLEAPHFLLPAFSPPGDASACFLESLVGLSEPAAEALVPFMDSQLFEDAAPASLVEPVPV
- the CSRNP1 gene encoding cysteine/serine-rich nuclear protein 1 isoform X2, giving the protein MTGLLKRKFDQLDEDNSSLCSSSSSVSSSGRHSRSCSPSSSVSPAWDSDEEGPWDQMPLPDRDFCGPRSFTPLSILKRAPRKRPGRVAFDGITVFYFPRCQGFTSVPSRGGCTLGMAPRHSACRRFSLAEFTQEQARARHEKLRLRLKEEKLEVLQWKLAEAGVPETEASPPLTVDAIDDASVEEDLAVAVAGGRLEEISFLQPYPARQRRALLRAAGVRRIDREEKRELQALRQSREDCGCRCDRVCDPETCSCSLAGIKCQMDHTAFPCGCCREGCENPKGRVEFNQARVQTHFIHTLTRLQLEKGAESLGELEPPAQGGPPSPGEQVLAPTFPLAKPPVSSELGDNSCSSDMTDSSTASGTSEAPDGCTHPALPGPGFPPSVDDDSLVRILSFSDSDLGGEEEEEEEGGVGSLDNLSCFHPADIFGTGDPAGMASWTHSYYSSNLTSSILDENANLDASCFLNSGLEGLGEGSLPGTSGLPSMDAGQSSSVDLSLSSCDSFELLQALPDYSLGPHYTSRKVSDSLDNLEAPHFLLPAFSPPGDASACFLESLVGLSEPAAEALVPFMDSQLFEDAAPASLVEPVPV